The following coding sequences are from one Vicugna pacos chromosome 11, VicPac4, whole genome shotgun sequence window:
- the LOC140699529 gene encoding uncharacterized protein, translating to MVPLEDLFKDACKSPSPTNTPRPTSTDPLSQPEHLRNSDRSSPSSKDKDAKNLGKRRGAQAQPPYSPALSTQAGAEAKPASAPEGLSSLKGQTETDLQPGADRILPAWFLRELAPQGQIRSWALARSRDEAAPRSSPSPPADRDQGGAPTRAERAAAQSSGATSGAGRGRAAPRLSGRNTAPDQGAGRGHDPPSCLASLQHLTAASGGAVTRPQQRRAASDPVLGGGGICLPIGAGNSTEEGANRGPMKTS from the exons ATGGTTCCATTGGAAGATTTGTTT aaggacgcttgtaagtcaccctctcccacaaatacaccaagacccacatctacagacccactcagccaaccagagcacctgcggaactccgacagatcatcgccctcttcaaaagataaagacgccaaaaatctg gggaagagacgcggggcccaggcacagccgccatattctccggcgcttagcacccaggcgggggcggaggcgaaacctgcatccgcacccgaagggcttagcagcctcaagggccagactgagacggacctacagcccggggcagataggatccttccagcctggttcctcagagaacttgctccacaaggACAAATAAGGAGCTGGgccttggctcggagcagggatgaggctgcccctcggtcttccccgagcccacccgcggaccgcgaccagggcggagcgccgaccagggcagagcgcgcagccgcacagagcagcggagctaccagcggcgcaggcagagggagagcggccccccgcctgtcgggcaggaacacagcccctgaccaaggtgctgggagggggcacgacccgccatcctgcctggccagtctgcaacatctgactgcggcatccggaggggcagtgacccgcccgcagcagaggagagctgcatctgaccccgtgttaggaggaggcgggATCTGCTTGCCGATAGGTGCTGGGAacagcacagaagagggtgccaacagagggcctatgaaaacaagctga